From a single Prochlorococcus sp. MIT 0603 genomic region:
- a CDS encoding sigma-70 family RNA polymerase sigma factor — protein sequence MSSLSDFLGEIGRHPLLTPEEELTMGRKVQAMVSLMERSKTSTQNTNNQNFTESEKKAIQEGEKAKNHMITANLRLVVNLAKKYQGKGLELLDLIQEGTLGLTRAVEKYDPKRGHRFSTYAYWWIRQGLNRALSTQSRTIRIPVNINEKLTKLRSAKSQLMQESGSTPSLEQLANKLNISQEDLGELLECELRSITVSLQGAIQSKSEPSELGDILPSEEAPPMELAELAERNDSAWSLLREANLTNKERTIVSLRFGLDGTNKWRTLAEVAQHMKCSREYCRQVVHRALRKLRKTGIQNGLVEVSLQDE from the coding sequence GTGAGTTCTTTAAGTGATTTTCTTGGGGAGATAGGGCGTCACCCACTACTTACACCAGAAGAAGAGCTCACCATGGGGAGAAAGGTACAAGCAATGGTATCTCTAATGGAAAGAAGCAAAACATCAACCCAAAATACAAATAACCAGAATTTCACCGAATCTGAGAAAAAAGCAATCCAAGAAGGTGAAAAAGCTAAAAACCATATGATTACGGCAAACCTCAGACTAGTAGTTAATTTAGCTAAGAAATATCAAGGGAAAGGGCTTGAACTACTAGATCTCATTCAAGAAGGAACACTAGGATTAACACGAGCAGTAGAGAAATATGATCCCAAGAGAGGACATCGTTTCTCTACTTATGCATACTGGTGGATTAGGCAAGGGCTAAACAGAGCCTTATCAACACAAAGTCGAACTATTAGAATCCCTGTAAATATAAATGAGAAATTAACAAAGCTTAGATCCGCAAAATCACAATTAATGCAAGAAAGTGGTAGCACACCCTCTTTAGAACAATTGGCAAATAAGTTAAACATCTCTCAAGAAGATTTAGGTGAACTACTTGAATGTGAACTTAGAAGTATCACTGTAAGCCTGCAAGGAGCAATACAATCCAAATCAGAACCTTCAGAGTTAGGGGATATCTTGCCAAGCGAAGAAGCGCCTCCAATGGAACTTGCAGAGTTGGCTGAACGCAATGACTCAGCATGGTCATTACTTAGAGAAGCAAATCTAACTAATAAAGAGAGAACAATTGTTAGCTTACGTTTTGGACTTGATGGAACAAATAAATGGAGAACTCTTGCAGAAGTAGCACAACATATGAAATGTAGCAGGGAATATTGCAGACAAGTAGTTCACAGAGCTCTCAGGAAGCTTCGAAAAACAGGGATCCAAAATGGCTTGGTTGAGGTTAGCTTACAAGATGAATGA
- a CDS encoding DUF2214 family protein, with translation MIDKSILNSALVAYLHYLCIILCFGALLFERLRLKVDLNREEAISIILADIIYGLAGVMLIVTGILRVKFFGQGPEFYTENPLFWFKIASYISVGLLSLYPTITYILWAIPISKNKLPTLTDNLLARFRLIINIEIIGFSLIPLMATLMARGVGLATS, from the coding sequence TTGATTGACAAATCGATTCTGAATAGTGCACTAGTTGCATACTTGCATTATTTATGCATTATTCTCTGTTTTGGTGCTTTGCTTTTTGAGAGATTACGTTTAAAAGTTGATCTGAATAGAGAAGAAGCTATATCCATAATTTTGGCAGATATTATTTATGGGCTGGCTGGGGTTATGCTTATAGTGACAGGCATTCTTAGGGTTAAATTTTTTGGACAAGGGCCAGAGTTTTATACTGAAAATCCCTTGTTTTGGTTCAAAATAGCTTCTTATATTTCTGTTGGATTGCTCTCCCTTTACCCAACTATTACCTATATTTTGTGGGCAATTCCTATAAGTAAAAATAAGCTCCCAACTCTTACAGATAATTTATTAGCAAGGTTTCGCTTAATAATAAATATAGAAATTATTGGATTTTCTTTAATTCCATTAATGGCTACTCTAATGGCTCGAGGAGTTGGATTAGCTACATCTTAA
- the hisIE gene encoding bifunctional phosphoribosyl-AMP cyclohydrolase/phosphoribosyl-ATP diphosphatase HisIE has protein sequence MTQLSQEIIETLRFNEKGLIPAIAQDYLDGAILMMAWVNKTALKETLKTGEIHYWSRSRQKLWHKGETSGHFQKLKSIRYDCDSDAIIFSIEQVGSIACHEGARSCFFKDFGKDSSLGSDKPTFLPPLTNSCSELFQTIKERSNNPQPGSYTNSLLESGENRILKKIGEEGSEFVMACKDNDPKSIANEAADLIFHLQVALRYHNVDWRDVLEVLDSRRNSKRNNSQKK, from the coding sequence ATGACGCAACTGAGCCAAGAAATCATAGAAACACTTCGTTTTAACGAAAAAGGGCTTATACCAGCAATTGCTCAAGATTACCTTGATGGGGCAATATTAATGATGGCATGGGTTAACAAAACAGCTTTAAAGGAAACATTAAAGACAGGCGAAATCCATTACTGGAGCAGATCAAGGCAAAAGCTTTGGCATAAGGGTGAAACCAGTGGGCATTTTCAAAAACTTAAAAGTATTAGATATGATTGTGATTCGGATGCAATAATTTTTTCTATTGAGCAAGTTGGTTCCATTGCTTGTCATGAAGGAGCAAGAAGCTGTTTTTTCAAGGATTTTGGTAAAGATTCTTCTTTGGGAAGTGATAAACCCACTTTTCTTCCACCCTTAACAAACTCCTGTAGTGAACTCTTTCAAACAATCAAAGAAAGGTCCAACAACCCTCAACCTGGAAGTTATACAAATAGTCTTTTAGAAAGTGGTGAGAATAGAATCCTCAAAAAAATTGGAGAAGAAGGATCAGAATTTGTAATGGCATGCAAAGATAATGATCCCAAATCCATTGCAAATGAAGCTGCTGATCTAATTTTCCACCTACAAGTTGCTCTCAGATACCACAACGTAGACTGGAGAGATGTATTAGAAGTACTTGATAGCAGGAGAAATTCCAAAAGAAATAACTCTCAGAAAAAATAA
- a CDS encoding 6-carboxytetrahydropterin synthase has product MPDQTTGFSCSKHFEGFPCCHRQWRHSGHCSFVHGYSRKFTFWFRANALDQHGFVVDFSSLYLLEQKLKDHFDHTFLVNKDDPMLPQWQKLHDAKALDLRIMENVGMESTAKIIWEWANLILLERDSGRTCCFRAQASENDFNSACFELVPDWFRFT; this is encoded by the coding sequence ATGCCTGATCAAACTACTGGTTTTAGCTGTAGCAAGCATTTTGAAGGATTCCCTTGTTGTCATAGGCAATGGAGGCACTCTGGCCATTGTAGTTTTGTTCATGGATATAGTAGAAAGTTTACTTTTTGGTTTAGAGCAAATGCCTTGGATCAACATGGATTTGTGGTTGATTTTTCAAGCCTTTATTTGCTAGAGCAAAAATTGAAAGATCATTTTGATCATACTTTTCTTGTTAACAAAGACGACCCTATGCTTCCACAATGGCAAAAATTACATGATGCGAAAGCTTTAGATCTTCGAATAATGGAAAATGTAGGAATGGAATCAACAGCAAAGATTATTTGGGAATGGGCAAACTTGATTTTATTAGAAAGGGACTCTGGGAGAACTTGTTGCTTTAGAGCACAAGCAAGCGAGAACGATTTCAATTCTGCTTGTTTTGAATTGGTTCCCGATTGGTTTAGGTTTACTTAA